One window of Paludibacter propionicigenes WB4 genomic DNA carries:
- a CDS encoding c-type cytochrome yields MNSKRIYLLIIASFLFCGTTMFSATPNDSIKSQTPAEILPLGKTLYENSCVRCHKLKEPGNYTQEQWPGIMDKMQKRSRITDEQKATILTYLLSEAKKDVKTVE; encoded by the coding sequence ATGAATTCAAAACGCATTTATTTGCTAATCATAGCATCATTCCTTTTTTGTGGCACAACAATGTTCTCGGCCACTCCCAACGACTCAATAAAAAGTCAAACTCCTGCAGAAATATTGCCTTTAGGAAAGACATTATACGAAAACAGCTGTGTTCGTTGCCATAAACTTAAAGAACCAGGTAATTACACACAAGAACAATGGCCGGGTATAATGGATAAAATGCAAAAACGCTCCAGAATTACTGACGAACAAAAAGCCACAATACTTACCTATTTACTTAGTGAAGCTAAGAAAGATGTAAAAACTGTTGAATAA
- a CDS encoding MgtC/SapB family protein → MQPNPEQFIQIFAALIAGSILGLEREYHNKPAGFRTMILICVSSCLFSILSVSLSGGDRIASNIVTGIGFIGAGVVFKEGVNVRGITSAAIIWMAAAIGMSIGLKHYALAALVVFIVLVVLVVLTRLERLIESLHQIKTYEVHFRAADYSIEELENELNNLRIRFTRIKTGKENNIVKVEYNIVFSPKKNRDRIDNFFINNNKITGFDV, encoded by the coding sequence ATGCAACCTAATCCAGAGCAATTTATTCAAATTTTTGCAGCTCTAATAGCCGGCTCCATACTTGGTTTAGAAAGAGAATATCATAATAAACCGGCGGGGTTCAGAACTATGATTTTGATTTGCGTCAGCTCATGTTTATTCAGCATACTTTCTGTTTCGCTTTCTGGAGGTGATCGCATAGCTTCAAATATCGTTACTGGTATTGGTTTTATTGGAGCCGGAGTTGTTTTTAAAGAAGGCGTAAATGTAAGAGGAATAACCTCGGCAGCAATAATATGGATGGCAGCTGCTATTGGGATGAGTATAGGTCTGAAGCATTATGCATTAGCAGCCTTGGTTGTATTTATTGTATTAGTAGTGTTGGTTGTACTTACCAGACTTGAGCGTTTAATTGAAAGTTTGCATCAAATAAAAACCTACGAAGTTCATTTCAGAGCTGCTGATTATTCTATAGAAGAACTTGAAAATGAATTAAATAATCTTCGTATACGTTTTACCAGAATAAAAACAGGAAAAGAAAACAATATTGTAAAAGTTGAATATAATATTGTATTCTCACCCAAGAAAAACAGAGACAGAATAGATAATTTCTTTATCAATAACAACAAAATAACAGGATTTGACGTTTAA
- a CDS encoding MarR family winged helix-turn-helix transcriptional regulator → MKEPVGRKMDRIARMFWLELNGHLSHLDINRSFYPLLLIEAGNGITQQELANKLLCDKVQVVRIIDYLSSNGYVERVQSVTDKRKYKLTITNKARLALPDIKNAIGQTTSCAFDGLSTDSIEELYKTLSVIERNLETKEL, encoded by the coding sequence ATGAAAGAACCTGTTGGCCGTAAAATGGACAGAATAGCTCGAATGTTCTGGCTAGAGCTTAACGGTCACTTATCTCATCTCGACATTAATCGCTCGTTCTATCCGCTGTTGTTGATAGAAGCTGGTAATGGTATTACGCAGCAGGAGTTGGCAAATAAACTATTGTGCGACAAGGTACAAGTTGTTCGTATAATAGATTATCTGTCGTCCAATGGTTATGTCGAACGCGTTCAGAGTGTAACTGATAAACGAAAATATAAACTTACTATAACCAACAAAGCGCGACTTGCTTTACCCGATATTAAAAATGCAATCGGTCAAACTACTTCGTGCGCATTCGATGGTTTATCCACAGACAGCATTGAAGAGCTCTACAAGACACTTTCTGTTATTGAGAGAAATCTTGAAACAAAAGAATTGTAA
- a CDS encoding efflux RND transporter periplasmic adaptor subunit — MKKKSTLWIAVIMILLVAFFLKIGFSKPSEKENKRDPKEKKQKKVETYVLKPSLLITEISVSGSLMAYEAVDLKNEVAGRVVMINLPEGKFVKKGALLVKLFDDDLQATLKKLQSQLAIQQQVYNRQSELLKVNGITQNDYDQTSLQLNSLRADIEVEKTLIRKTEVRAPFDGVIGLRNISVGAIITPSTLLATIRTENKIKIDFSVPEKYSSSVRTGMKVKFSMSNPQKVYDATVIATEEGIDASTRNLKVRAVVNSRSPEMIAGAFANVTLRLNENPNALLIPTQCIIPQEDSKTVIVSRKGKAHFVTIKTGVRQSSKVEVTEGLQVGDSVVTSGLQFLKEGNPLKFSSVKK, encoded by the coding sequence ATGAAAAAAAAATCAACTCTCTGGATTGCCGTAATAATGATATTACTGGTGGCGTTCTTTTTGAAAATAGGTTTTTCAAAACCATCTGAAAAAGAGAATAAACGAGACCCAAAAGAAAAGAAACAGAAAAAAGTGGAAACTTACGTTTTGAAACCATCGCTCCTGATAACTGAAATTTCTGTTTCAGGTTCCTTAATGGCTTACGAAGCAGTAGATTTGAAAAATGAGGTAGCCGGAAGAGTGGTAATGATTAATTTACCGGAAGGTAAGTTTGTGAAAAAAGGTGCTTTGTTGGTGAAGCTTTTTGACGATGACCTGCAGGCTACTCTTAAAAAACTGCAATCACAACTGGCTATACAACAGCAGGTTTATAATCGCCAATCCGAATTGCTTAAAGTGAATGGTATTACGCAGAATGATTATGATCAAACCAGTTTGCAACTCAATTCGTTAAGGGCTGATATTGAAGTAGAAAAAACACTGATACGTAAAACCGAAGTTCGTGCACCTTTTGATGGTGTGATAGGATTGCGTAATATAAGTGTAGGTGCGATTATCACACCATCGACTTTGCTGGCAACTATACGCACAGAAAATAAGATAAAGATTGATTTTAGTGTTCCTGAAAAATACAGCTCATCGGTAAGAACCGGTATGAAGGTGAAATTCAGTATGAGTAATCCGCAGAAGGTGTATGATGCAACGGTGATAGCAACCGAAGAAGGTATCGATGCTTCAACCCGTAATTTGAAGGTGAGAGCTGTTGTCAATAGCCGTTCGCCTGAAATGATAGCCGGTGCTTTTGCAAATGTGACATTAAGACTAAACGAAAATCCAAATGCTTTGCTAATACCCACACAATGTATTATTCCTCAGGAGGACAGCAAAACAGTCATTGTTTCGCGGAAAGGGAAGGCTCATTTTGTAACGATTAAAACAGGAGTTCGCCAATCATCTAAAGTTGAAGTTACTGAAGGTTTGCAAGTGGGTGATTCTGTTGTAACTTCAGGATTGCAATTTTTGAAAGAAGGTAATCCATTGAAATTTTCATCTGTAAAAAAATAA
- a CDS encoding efflux RND transporter permease subunit, which produces MTISDIALKRPIGSIVLSLVIILMGAVGFNFLSVRLYPAIDPPIITVQTSYTGANGEIIESQITEPLEKAINGIEGVKSISSQSAIGSSNITVEFELGADLEKAANDVRDKVSQGMRSLPQDIDAPPIVTKADANGDPIIMLTVQSANMNAIELSDYAETVLQEKLQTIPGVSSVSIFGQQRPAMRLWFNPAKMAALNVTPGDVSTALQKENVEMPGGKIRGNATELTVKTFGRLLTEKDFNNLIIRQTDNQVIRLSDIGEAVLGPQNEESGGTINGNTGLNLAIIPLPGANTIQISDEFNKRLAQIKLNLPKGVELNVGRDKSDFVRQSVKDVVETLLISIFLVVLIIFLFFRNWIIALRPLIDIPVSLVGTFFIMYIFGFSINVLSLLGIVLATGLVVDDGIVVTENIFKRIEQGMNKFQAALEGTREIFFAVISTSLTLAIVFIPVIFLQGFTGRLFREFGIVVASAVLISALVSLTLTPVLNVFLGGSASHHSNFYVKSEFFFVGMEKKYRRFLSFFIKNKWISFSILGLCIVIIFALGRNLKSELAPLEDHSYIRTSITTPEGTEYTSTQKIIDNLAKTTMEKFPAAKYTLARYGGGGPGSGVNGGSLMIFLSDPTKRKLSQQEIFKRMGKINDSVPDARVIASQEPTIATSNSRGLPVQFVLQNLDFDKIQAVLPKFMEEAQSSPVFSNVDVDLKFNKPELNITVNRLKATSLGINERDITNALNLAFSGSRYGYFLRNNRQYYVIGQMERQDRNVPADISSMYIRSNSGSMIQLDNLVEMKENSSPPVLYHFNRYKSATVSANLAEGKTLGEGIAEMNRIADKLLDSSFTTALSGPSRDFAESNSNISFALILALLLIYLILAAQFESFRDPFIIMLTVPMAIAGAMLSLWIFGQTLNIFSEIGMILLIGIVTKNGILIVEFANQKRKLGMNKRVAAFESAAARFRPILMTSLATIFGALPIALALGAGSTSRIPLGIVVVGGLCFSLLLTLFVIPIMYIVMSSKNKTNIEE; this is translated from the coding sequence ATGACCATTTCAGATATAGCATTAAAACGACCAATAGGCTCCATTGTACTAAGTCTTGTTATTATTTTAATGGGTGCGGTTGGATTCAACTTTTTGTCGGTACGCCTTTATCCTGCTATCGACCCACCAATTATCACCGTGCAGACAAGCTATACGGGAGCTAATGGGGAAATTATTGAATCCCAAATTACCGAACCGCTTGAAAAAGCGATTAATGGTATTGAAGGGGTAAAATCTATTTCTTCGCAGTCGGCCATTGGCTCGAGTAATATTACAGTTGAATTTGAATTAGGTGCTGACCTTGAAAAGGCAGCTAATGACGTGCGTGATAAAGTTTCGCAGGGGATGAGAAGTCTTCCGCAAGACATTGATGCACCGCCTATTGTTACCAAAGCAGATGCTAACGGTGATCCGATTATTATGCTCACAGTTCAAAGTGCCAATATGAATGCAATAGAGCTGAGTGATTATGCTGAGACTGTTTTGCAGGAAAAATTGCAAACCATACCCGGAGTTAGTTCGGTGTCAATTTTCGGACAGCAACGTCCGGCTATGCGCTTGTGGTTCAATCCTGCCAAGATGGCTGCGCTCAATGTCACCCCCGGTGATGTAAGCACTGCACTTCAAAAAGAAAACGTGGAAATGCCCGGTGGAAAAATACGGGGTAACGCAACTGAACTTACAGTGAAAACCTTTGGAAGATTACTTACAGAGAAGGATTTCAATAATTTAATTATAAGACAAACCGATAATCAGGTTATTCGTTTGAGTGATATTGGTGAGGCGGTTCTGGGTCCTCAAAATGAAGAATCGGGTGGAACTATCAATGGAAATACAGGGTTAAACCTGGCCATTATCCCATTGCCGGGAGCTAACACTATTCAGATTTCTGATGAATTCAACAAACGTTTAGCCCAGATTAAGCTCAACTTACCCAAAGGTGTGGAACTGAATGTCGGACGCGATAAATCAGATTTTGTTCGTCAGTCAGTGAAGGATGTAGTTGAAACCTTGCTGATTTCTATTTTTCTGGTAGTACTTATTATATTCTTATTTTTCCGTAACTGGATTATTGCACTGCGTCCGTTGATAGATATTCCTGTATCACTTGTCGGAACGTTCTTTATCATGTATATTTTCGGGTTTTCCATAAATGTACTGTCCTTACTCGGAATTGTATTGGCCACCGGATTAGTGGTGGATGATGGTATTGTAGTAACGGAAAATATATTTAAACGTATTGAGCAGGGAATGAATAAATTTCAGGCAGCGCTGGAAGGTACACGCGAGATATTTTTTGCGGTTATTTCCACTTCGCTTACACTGGCCATTGTGTTTATTCCTGTTATTTTCTTGCAGGGCTTTACCGGACGTCTTTTCCGCGAATTCGGTATAGTGGTGGCTAGTGCAGTACTTATTTCTGCCTTGGTTTCGTTAACGCTTACGCCCGTATTAAATGTGTTTTTGGGTGGATCTGCTTCTCATCACTCAAACTTTTATGTGAAAAGCGAGTTTTTCTTTGTCGGAATGGAAAAGAAGTACAGACGTTTTCTATCCTTTTTTATAAAGAATAAATGGATTTCATTTTCAATTCTTGGTTTATGTATTGTTATTATATTTGCGCTTGGCAGAAACCTTAAGTCGGAATTAGCTCCTCTCGAAGATCATAGTTACATCCGTACAAGTATCACTACTCCTGAAGGTACAGAGTATACCTCGACGCAAAAGATAATAGATAACCTGGCTAAAACCACGATGGAGAAGTTCCCTGCTGCTAAATATACCTTAGCACGTTATGGTGGCGGTGGTCCTGGTTCGGGAGTTAATGGCGGATCGCTGATGATTTTCCTTTCAGACCCAACGAAGCGTAAGTTATCACAACAGGAGATTTTCAAACGTATGGGTAAGATTAATGACTCTGTTCCTGATGCTCGCGTTATTGCCAGTCAGGAGCCAACTATTGCCACTTCCAATTCCAGAGGTTTACCGGTTCAGTTCGTATTGCAGAACCTCGATTTTGATAAAATCCAGGCTGTATTGCCTAAATTTATGGAAGAAGCCCAGAGTAGTCCGGTTTTCAGTAATGTGGATGTGGATTTGAAGTTTAATAAACCGGAACTGAATATTACTGTAAACAGATTAAAAGCAACCAGCCTTGGAATTAATGAACGTGATATAACCAACGCCTTGAATCTTGCTTTCAGTGGTAGTCGTTATGGATATTTCTTGCGTAACAACAGGCAATATTACGTTATTGGGCAAATGGAACGTCAGGACAGAAATGTTCCTGCCGATATTTCCTCGATGTATATCAGATCTAATAGTGGCAGCATGATACAGCTCGACAACTTAGTGGAAATGAAAGAAAATAGTTCACCGCCTGTTTTATATCATTTCAATAGGTATAAGTCAGCAACCGTTTCTGCAAACCTTGCCGAAGGTAAAACGCTGGGCGAAGGAATTGCCGAGATGAATCGCATTGCAGACAAACTGCTTGATTCGAGCTTTACCACAGCGCTTTCAGGTCCGTCCAGAGATTTTGCCGAAAGTAACTCTAATATCTCTTTCGCTTTGATTCTGGCTCTGTTGCTTATCTACCTGATTCTGGCTGCGCAGTTTGAAAGTTTTCGCGATCCGTTTATTATTATGCTTACAGTTCCGATGGCTATTGCAGGAGCTATGCTCTCGTTGTGGATATTCGGTCAGACACTGAATATTTTCTCTGAAATCGGTATGATTCTGCTTATTGGTATTGTGACTAAGAATGGTATTCTTATCGTTGAATTTGCCAATCAGAAGCGAAAATTGGGCATGAATAAACGGGTAGCAGCATTCGAATCGGCTGCAGCTCGTTTCCGTCCGATTTTGATGACTTCGCTGGCTACTATTTTCGGTGCGTTGCCTATTGCATTGGCTTTAGGTGCCGGATCAACCAGTCGTATACCATTAGGTATTGTTGTGGTGGGAGGTTTATGCTTTTCGTTATTACTAACTTTATTTGTTATTCCGATTATGTATATCGTTATGTCAAGTAAAAATAAAACCAACATTGAGGAATGA
- a CDS encoding TolC family protein translates to MKNKTIDIMKISVLFILFLGCTTVGAQNKLTIEDAIKTALKKNFDIRVAENDAEITRVNNTAGNAGMLPTVALTGSGNYSVNNSTQKLSNGTETNIPSLSTTALSAGAQLSWNLFDGGKMFVTKSKLNEIQALGEIQFKEKVTQTLYNVIAAYYNVVRQKQQLNSIKEALNYNFTRVTIAQTGYNAGSRLKSELLQSKIDMNVTTENVINQEFAIDEALKTLNLLLGKSATESIEISDSIPLGYEPDRALLFNKLNKSNASILNFQKQIEIANLALKESRASYLPTLSLKGGYYASRTVNSAGSLLQNNSNGPQVGGTLVIPLYNAGETRRKETTAKIQAQSAELDLQNIKLQVNTELTNTLTEFENQQQLLKIESENNQLAKENLQISIDRLKHGQATSLEVHLAQEDYVQSNTRLINFRYNLKLAETKLKQLVSEL, encoded by the coding sequence ATGAAAAACAAAACTATAGATATAATGAAGATAAGCGTTTTGTTCATCTTATTTTTAGGTTGTACTACTGTCGGTGCTCAAAACAAACTGACTATAGAGGATGCTATCAAAACAGCTTTGAAAAAGAATTTTGATATACGTGTAGCCGAAAATGATGCGGAAATAACCAGAGTGAATAACACTGCCGGAAATGCCGGTATGCTGCCTACGGTGGCTCTTACGGGTTCCGGTAACTACAGTGTGAATAATTCTACTCAGAAGCTCAGTAACGGGACTGAAACGAATATACCATCACTTTCCACAACGGCTCTTTCTGCTGGTGCTCAACTAAGCTGGAACCTGTTTGATGGAGGTAAAATGTTCGTTACCAAAAGCAAACTGAACGAAATTCAGGCTTTGGGTGAAATTCAGTTTAAAGAGAAAGTCACGCAGACTTTGTACAACGTAATAGCTGCATATTACAATGTTGTCCGCCAAAAGCAACAACTGAATTCGATTAAAGAAGCGTTGAATTATAATTTTACCAGAGTTACTATAGCTCAGACCGGTTATAATGCGGGTTCGAGATTGAAATCGGAATTGTTGCAATCCAAAATAGATATGAATGTTACGACTGAGAATGTCATAAATCAGGAATTTGCGATTGATGAAGCATTAAAAACGCTGAATCTGCTATTGGGCAAAAGTGCCACTGAATCTATTGAGATTTCAGATTCAATTCCGTTGGGATACGAGCCCGATCGGGCACTGCTGTTTAATAAGCTAAACAAATCAAATGCATCCATTCTAAACTTTCAGAAACAAATTGAGATTGCTAACCTGGCTTTGAAAGAAAGCCGTGCTTCTTATCTGCCCACACTGAGTTTAAAAGGTGGTTATTATGCTTCGCGTACGGTGAATTCGGCAGGTTCTCTGTTGCAAAACAACTCTAATGGGCCTCAGGTTGGAGGAACGTTGGTTATTCCGTTGTACAACGCCGGAGAAACAAGACGGAAAGAAACTACCGCCAAAATACAGGCGCAGTCTGCAGAGCTTGACTTACAAAACATAAAATTGCAGGTGAATACAGAGCTGACGAATACATTGACAGAGTTTGAGAACCAACAGCAATTGTTGAAAATTGAATCTGAAAATAACCAGTTAGCCAAAGAAAATCTACAAATCAGTATTGACAGATTGAAACACGGACAAGCGACTTCGCTGGAGGTTCATTTAGCACAGGAAGACTATGTGCAATCCAATACCCGTCTGATAAATTTCAGGTATAACCTGAAACTGGCTGAAACTAAACTAAAACAACTGGTTTCTGAGTTGTAA
- a CDS encoding biotin/lipoyl-containing protein gives MKKFKFTIDGASYSVNVKSIEGNQAEIEVNGKSYAVGLEQEVNTLKTPILVRKEVQSKPGENKITAAPVPKSAGKPSANALKAPLPGSIIRVVAKVGDTVKQGDLLLVMESMKMENNILSEKNGVIKSISVEAGQAVLQDDILLDIE, from the coding sequence ATGAAGAAATTCAAATTTACAATAGATGGGGCTTCATACAGTGTGAATGTCAAATCGATAGAAGGTAATCAGGCCGAAATAGAAGTGAATGGAAAATCGTACGCAGTAGGATTGGAACAAGAGGTAAACACCCTTAAAACTCCTATTTTAGTTCGTAAAGAAGTACAGTCAAAACCGGGCGAAAACAAAATTACTGCTGCACCAGTACCAAAATCAGCAGGTAAACCAAGTGCTAATGCGCTGAAAGCTCCGCTTCCAGGCAGCATTATACGTGTTGTTGCCAAAGTTGGTGACACCGTAAAACAAGGTGACTTGTTGTTGGTAATGGAATCTATGAAAATGGAAAACAACATTCTTTCTGAAAAGAACGGTGTGATTAAAAGCATTTCTGTAGAAGCCGGACAAGCTGTATTGCAAGATGATATATTACTGGATATAGAATAG
- a CDS encoding acyl-CoA carboxylase subunit beta gives MENQQKVKNLIDLRVQAKLGGGEKRIASQHAKGKFTARERLEMLLDEGSFEELDMFVTHRCNNFGLEKEKYLGDGVVTGHGTIDGRTVYVFAQDFTVFGGSLSETMALKICKVMDMAMKMGCPMIGINDSGGARIQEGVTSLAGYAEIFQRNIMASGVIPQISAIFGPCAGGAVYSPALTDFVLMTEDNSYMFVTGPKVVKSVTGEDISTEDLGGADIHSRKSGVSHFKAENEEEGILLIRKLLSYLPSNNLEEAPLFENTDPIVRLDDKLNSIVPDNPNMPYDMKDIIHGIVDNDEFLEVHQHYARNIIVGFARFNGAPTGIVANQPNFLAGVLDCDASRKAARFVRFCDAFNIPVLTLVDVPGFLPGSGQEYAGIISHGAKLMFAYGEATVPKVTVTIRKSYGGAHDVMSCKQLRGDFNYAWPTAEIAVMGAAGAIEVLEGRSISKITDPEEKAAFVSEKVNEYKDKFANPYQAASYGYIDDIIEPRNTRFRVIRAFQALETKKVVNPPKKHNNIPL, from the coding sequence ATGGAAAATCAACAAAAAGTAAAAAACCTCATTGATTTGCGCGTTCAGGCCAAATTAGGAGGTGGTGAAAAAAGAATTGCTTCACAGCATGCAAAAGGCAAGTTTACAGCTCGCGAACGTTTGGAAATGCTGCTGGATGAAGGTAGTTTCGAAGAACTGGACATGTTTGTTACGCACCGTTGCAACAACTTCGGTCTGGAAAAAGAAAAATACCTTGGCGATGGTGTAGTCACCGGTCATGGTACTATCGACGGACGTACTGTGTATGTTTTTGCGCAGGATTTTACAGTTTTTGGAGGTTCATTGTCAGAAACAATGGCGCTTAAAATTTGTAAGGTAATGGATATGGCCATGAAAATGGGTTGTCCAATGATTGGTATTAACGATTCGGGTGGTGCTCGTATTCAGGAAGGTGTAACTTCATTGGCCGGTTATGCGGAAATTTTCCAACGTAACATTATGGCTTCGGGAGTTATTCCTCAGATTTCAGCTATCTTCGGACCATGTGCCGGTGGTGCTGTGTACTCTCCTGCCCTTACCGACTTTGTATTGATGACTGAAGATAACAGCTACATGTTCGTAACAGGACCTAAAGTTGTAAAATCGGTTACCGGTGAAGATATTTCTACAGAAGATCTTGGTGGTGCCGATATTCACTCACGCAAATCGGGTGTATCGCACTTCAAAGCCGAAAACGAAGAAGAAGGTATCCTGCTTATCCGTAAGTTGCTTTCTTATCTGCCTTCGAACAACCTGGAAGAAGCTCCGTTATTCGAAAACACAGATCCTATTGTTCGTTTGGATGACAAACTAAACTCTATTGTGCCAGACAATCCGAACATGCCTTACGACATGAAGGATATCATTCACGGTATTGTGGACAACGATGAATTCCTGGAAGTTCACCAACACTACGCTCGTAATATCATTGTCGGTTTTGCTCGTTTCAACGGTGCCCCTACCGGAATTGTGGCTAATCAGCCTAACTTCCTTGCTGGTGTGCTTGACTGTGATGCTTCACGTAAAGCAGCCCGTTTCGTTCGTTTCTGCGATGCGTTCAACATTCCTGTATTGACATTGGTTGATGTTCCCGGATTCCTTCCCGGATCTGGACAAGAGTATGCCGGTATCATTTCGCACGGTGCTAAATTGATGTTTGCTTATGGCGAGGCTACAGTTCCTAAGGTAACTGTAACAATCCGTAAATCGTACGGTGGAGCACACGACGTAATGAGCTGTAAACAACTTCGTGGTGACTTTAACTACGCATGGCCAACTGCTGAAATCGCCGTAATGGGTGCAGCCGGTGCTATTGAAGTATTGGAAGGACGCTCTATTTCTAAAATTACCGATCCGGAAGAAAAAGCAGCATTCGTCAGTGAAAAAGTGAATGAGTATAAAGACAAATTCGCTAATCCATATCAGGCAGCCTCTTATGGTTATATCGATGATATTATTGAACCACGTAATACACGTTTCCGTGTAATTCGCGCATTCCAGGCGCTGGAAACTAAAAAAGTGGTTAATCCGCCTAAAAAACACAATAATATACCTTTATAA
- the mce gene encoding methylmalonyl-CoA epimerase, with product MKPTHIEHLGIAVKSLETAIPYYENVLGLTCYAVEEVPEQKVKTAFFKVGQTKIELLESTDPEGPVGKFIEKKGEGVHHVAFAVEGLQAKLDLAAERGVALIDKAPRKGAEGLNIAFLHPKSTFGVLTELCEDPNK from the coding sequence ATGAAACCGACTCATATTGAGCATTTAGGTATTGCAGTAAAAAGTCTCGAGACTGCTATCCCTTACTACGAAAATGTTTTAGGATTAACATGTTACGCTGTAGAAGAAGTACCGGAGCAAAAAGTAAAAACAGCTTTTTTCAAAGTAGGACAAACCAAAATTGAATTGTTGGAGTCAACGGACCCTGAAGGTCCGGTAGGAAAATTTATCGAAAAGAAAGGCGAAGGCGTTCATCACGTTGCATTTGCAGTAGAAGGCTTGCAGGCAAAACTTGATTTAGCAGCTGAGCGCGGTGTAGCTCTTATCGACAAAGCTCCACGCAAAGGTGCAGAAGGACTAAACATTGCTTTCCTGCATCCAAAATCTACTTTCGGAGTATTGACCGAGCTTTGTGAAGATCCAAACAAGTAA
- a CDS encoding DUF4256 domain-containing protein, translated as MTSNTPTRLSETEQHELLKTLKSRFVKNMNRHTDLTWDAVELKLSAYSEKLWSLNEMERTGGEPDVLKKDPETGEFVFYDCSAESPKGRRSLCYDREALESRKEYPPANSAVDMANAMGIEILTEQEYRELQQFGIFDTKTSSWIVTPKEIRALGGAIFCDRRYNHVFVYHNGAESYYAARGFRGSLRI; from the coding sequence ATGACATCGAATACCCCCACCAGACTTTCAGAAACAGAACAGCACGAACTGCTTAAAACACTCAAAAGCCGTTTCGTAAAAAATATGAACCGACATACAGACCTGACATGGGATGCGGTGGAACTGAAACTCAGCGCGTATAGCGAAAAGCTTTGGTCATTAAACGAAATGGAAAGAACCGGAGGAGAACCCGATGTGCTGAAAAAAGACCCAGAAACAGGAGAATTTGTTTTCTACGATTGCTCAGCCGAAAGTCCCAAGGGACGCAGAAGCTTATGCTACGACAGGGAAGCGCTTGAATCGCGCAAGGAATACCCACCTGCAAACAGTGCCGTAGACATGGCCAATGCAATGGGAATAGAGATACTCACGGAACAGGAATACCGCGAATTGCAACAGTTCGGAATTTTCGACACCAAAACCTCGAGTTGGATAGTGACTCCCAAAGAAATAAGAGCACTGGGAGGAGCTATATTCTGCGATCGTCGGTACAATCATGTTTTTGTGTATCACAATGGTGCCGAATCTTATTATGCCGCCCGGGGTTTTCGGGGTTCGCTGAGAATTTGA
- a CDS encoding LexA family transcriptional regulator: MKSLILNELKRHYNFKKDVELAKFLEITPQILSNWDSRGTFDLHKIYTKCVDVSPDWILSNGQGNMLRSNYTQNENEVRKINLSKPNNDLNIKIHIVDTSVITKVSDQLDEINFNVFDCIVLPKTALPDNYKYLCINMSGNSMLPTLYDKDKIVVRLLKKSEWYEMPNEHVYVVVDKNKKTYIKRVRNKLNNGFIVCTSDNLDKMNYPCFNIAESDIMSIWHVELYISSKMININENYINRLKVVEDRLDNLSQALNR; this comes from the coding sequence ATGAAAAGCTTAATTCTAAATGAGTTGAAAAGACACTACAATTTCAAAAAAGATGTCGAACTTGCAAAATTTCTGGAAATAACGCCACAAATATTGTCAAATTGGGATAGTCGTGGAACTTTTGATCTACATAAGATATACACAAAATGTGTAGATGTTAGTCCGGATTGGATATTATCAAACGGACAAGGTAACATGCTGCGAAGTAATTATACTCAAAATGAGAATGAAGTCAGAAAAATCAATTTATCTAAGCCAAACAATGATTTAAACATTAAAATACATATCGTCGATACTTCAGTTATAACGAAAGTGTCAGATCAACTAGATGAAATAAATTTTAACGTTTTTGATTGTATAGTATTACCTAAAACTGCACTTCCTGACAACTACAAATATCTATGTATCAACATGTCAGGAAATTCAATGTTACCGACGCTTTATGATAAAGATAAGATTGTTGTCCGCCTACTCAAGAAATCTGAATGGTATGAAATGCCAAATGAACATGTTTATGTGGTGGTTGATAAAAATAAAAAAACCTATATAAAGCGAGTAAGAAATAAACTCAATAATGGTTTTATCGTTTGTACCTCAGACAATCTGGATAAAATGAATTATCCTTGTTTCAATATCGCTGAAAGCGATATTATGTCTATATGGCATGTGGAACTATACATCTCCAGTAAAATGATAAATATCAATGAAAATTACATCAATAGACTAAAGGTTGTAGAAGATCGTTTAGACAATCTCTCTCAAGCGCTAAATAGATAG